A genome region from Patescibacteria group bacterium includes the following:
- a CDS encoding DUF5667 domain-containing protein has protein sequence MDPLEQQLKSLNSSPASEPDPQWVASARTKLAWTMEYPVQGALPRATPLPRLRFGLRRIWMTVSISLLVVLLLGSGITYAAQGVMPDNILYPVKIASEEVLLGVTKDPVQRTNLELRLANRRVDELQALSQSETLDADIAAELHARYQKHITEVLQALPTIPQDKVQTVTETLSQDTEEHARITQELDVRASSEIKGEIKASVKASLEQMRQFTEETSRAAHYLKEKSNRPTKWKVKVETNTTGEAHVKVETEMGNNEKKEKREIEFRATPGVPLTVTSTWPMIKERREKKNDEETEDQEPSRVRATTTIIFDLDQATTTVPSNTIEQLEKMKRILNKGSFFQFQSDMSAEGGSVEQRVETDIKGQSHIRVDSQEDSQEDDD, from the coding sequence CGAGCGAGCCTGATCCGCAGTGGGTGGCGAGCGCGCGCACGAAACTTGCGTGGACGATGGAATATCCAGTACAAGGAGCGCTACCGCGCGCCACTCCCCTGCCGCGCCTGCGCTTCGGGCTGCGCAGAATATGGATGACGGTTTCAATATCGCTCCTCGTGGTGCTCCTCCTAGGGTCAGGCATCACGTACGCGGCGCAGGGCGTCATGCCGGATAACATCCTCTATCCGGTAAAAATTGCAAGCGAAGAAGTTCTCCTTGGCGTCACCAAAGATCCCGTACAACGCACCAACCTTGAACTGCGGCTTGCCAACCGCCGCGTTGACGAACTCCAAGCACTCTCGCAATCGGAAACATTAGACGCAGACATTGCAGCAGAACTGCACGCGCGTTACCAAAAGCATATCACTGAAGTCCTGCAGGCACTTCCCACCATACCCCAAGACAAAGTGCAAACGGTCACGGAAACGCTTTCCCAAGATACAGAAGAGCACGCGCGCATTACGCAAGAGCTGGATGTGCGCGCCTCATCCGAGATCAAAGGAGAAATCAAAGCATCGGTAAAGGCATCACTTGAGCAGATGCGGCAATTCACCGAAGAAACCTCGCGCGCCGCTCACTACTTGAAAGAAAAGAGCAACCGGCCTACGAAATGGAAGGTGAAGGTTGAGACGAACACGACAGGCGAAGCCCATGTAAAAGTTGAGACCGAAATGGGGAATAATGAAAAAAAGGAAAAACGCGAAATAGAGTTTCGTGCCACGCCGGGAGTGCCGCTCACCGTGACCTCAACCTGGCCCATGATAAAGGAGCGGCGCGAGAAAAAAAATGACGAGGAAACTGAAGATCAAGAGCCCTCACGCGTGCGCGCCACCACAACGATAATATTTGACCTTGACCAAGCGACCACCACCGTGCCTTCAAACACCATTGAACAGCTTGAAAAGATGAAACGTATCCTCAATAAAGGATCCTTCTTCCAGTTCCAGTCCGATATGAGCGCGGAGGGCGGCAGCGTCGAACAGCGCGTGGAAACCGATATTAAAGGACAATCACACATCCGCGTTGATTCACAGGAGGATTCTCAAGAGGACGATGATTGA
- a CDS encoding HU family DNA-binding protein gives MGKSMTKTQFLQALAEKTGHTKKEAANVVDALVGLMYGEVKKAGEVTLPGVGKLMKKFRPARMGRNPATGEQIQIKAKTVVKFRVAKAAKDSILGE, from the coding sequence ATGGGTAAATCAATGACGAAGACTCAGTTTCTTCAAGCGCTCGCGGAGAAGACAGGGCACACCAAGAAAGAGGCAGCTAATGTGGTAGACGCGCTCGTGGGCCTCATGTATGGTGAGGTGAAGAAGGCCGGAGAGGTCACCCTGCCGGGAGTCGGCAAGCTCATGAAGAAATTCCGCCCCGCGCGCATGGGAAGGAATCCCGCGACCGGCGAGCAGATCCAGATCAAAGCAAAGACCGTGGTGAAGTTCCGGGTCGCGAAAGCGGCAAAAGATTCCATCCTCGGAGAGTAG
- a CDS encoding efflux RND transporter periplasmic adaptor subunit, which translates to MKRKAKIITTIIIIAAVGSAVGISLARRKSAVPYLTEKASRDSLAQTVSASGKVKSSTDVLLSFSQSGRVASIKVKEGDRVEEGQLLLALDPSEAEARVDESLASVAAARADYDKLMAGASLTERYLASVAEKNTRNNLAQARIRTEADIAKAAQALEEARTAVSASETNLQEDLAAKLTDAKTAADTAEKKTQGAMNTLEEIYDSGNDFNSYFTINNTEAKENAKSAKSAADSAWSRFSSSLSLFRNAPTEVAVHQWFPRLIEDLSIMRISVSKTSLALNDATVSSSAPKTLTTYRADIASAWTDLNASIADLNDADIDLTTARLNGEAALKLKKAAASTAEETLQVTKAQAQTTLTQAEGDLRTAEAQNQKTIAPPTKEESALLIARLGEAQASLATTQDALEKTTMKSPLKGIITNVEVKVGETVSPAVTVIRLLTENALEISVQTPESDIPKLQMNDKADITLDAFGSATVFAGKIRFINPAETIIEGVVYYEVTVAFDNAVPEIKPGMSADVIMHTDERNNVLTVPLRAVKEKDGINFVEILNGASLEQREVSLGLRGDGGRVEIASGLKEGELVIIGTKKK; encoded by the coding sequence ATGAAAAGAAAGGCTAAAATTATAACCACGATAATCATAATTGCGGCAGTCGGAAGCGCGGTAGGCATCTCTCTTGCAAGGCGCAAGAGCGCAGTCCCCTATCTCACCGAAAAGGCATCAAGGGACAGCCTTGCGCAAACCGTATCCGCATCGGGAAAGGTGAAATCATCCACCGATGTGCTGCTTTCATTTTCGCAAAGCGGACGCGTGGCGTCGATCAAAGTAAAAGAGGGAGACAGGGTGGAGGAAGGGCAGCTGCTCCTGGCCTTAGACCCTTCAGAGGCTGAAGCGCGGGTAGACGAGTCCTTAGCGTCAGTGGCCGCCGCACGCGCTGACTATGACAAATTAATGGCAGGCGCATCACTCACCGAACGGTACCTTGCATCTGTCGCCGAAAAAAACACGCGCAACAACCTCGCGCAGGCGCGCATCCGCACGGAGGCGGATATCGCAAAAGCGGCTCAAGCGCTTGAAGAGGCGCGTACTGCCGTGAGCGCGTCAGAGACAAACCTTCAGGAAGACCTTGCGGCGAAACTCACCGATGCGAAAACCGCGGCCGATACTGCGGAAAAAAAGACGCAGGGAGCCATGAACACCCTCGAGGAAATATATGACTCCGGAAATGATTTTAATTCTTACTTCACCATAAATAATACGGAAGCAAAAGAGAACGCGAAAAGCGCGAAAAGCGCTGCAGACAGCGCATGGAGCCGATTCTCCTCTTCCCTTTCTTTGTTCCGCAACGCGCCCACGGAAGTGGCGGTCCACCAGTGGTTCCCCCGCTTAATTGAAGACCTCTCAATAATGCGGATCTCCGTCTCCAAAACAAGTCTGGCGCTCAACGACGCCACGGTGAGCTCAAGCGCGCCAAAAACACTCACCACCTACCGCGCGGATATTGCGAGCGCCTGGACTGACCTCAACGCCTCCATCGCGGACCTCAATGACGCGGACATCGACCTTACCACCGCGCGCTTGAACGGCGAAGCTGCTTTAAAACTCAAAAAAGCGGCAGCCTCCACCGCGGAAGAAACACTTCAAGTGACCAAGGCGCAGGCGCAAACCACCCTTACCCAGGCAGAGGGAGATTTAAGAACTGCGGAAGCACAAAACCAGAAAACCATTGCGCCGCCCACCAAAGAGGAATCTGCGCTCTTAATCGCGCGGCTCGGGGAAGCGCAAGCATCCCTTGCCACGACGCAGGATGCCCTTGAAAAAACGACAATGAAGAGCCCCCTAAAAGGCATTATTACCAATGTGGAAGTAAAAGTAGGCGAAACCGTATCGCCCGCCGTGACGGTCATCCGCCTCCTCACGGAAAACGCCCTTGAAATTTCCGTACAAACGCCGGAGTCGGACATCCCAAAATTGCAGATGAATGATAAGGCCGATATCACCCTTGACGCGTTTGGCAGCGCTACTGTCTTCGCGGGAAAAATCCGCTTTATCAATCCGGCAGAAACCATCATCGAAGGCGTGGTGTACTATGAAGTAACCGTCGCGTTTGATAACGCTGTTCCTGAAATCAAGCCGGGCATGAGCGCAGATGTTATCATGCATACTGATGAACGCAATAATGTCCTCACGGTTCCCTTGCGCGCCGTGAAGGAAAAAGACGGCATAAACTTCGTGGAAATACTCAATGGCGCATCCCTCGAGCAGAGAGAGGTTTCACTCGGCTTGCGCGGCGACGGCGGAAGGGTCGAGATCGCCAGCGGCCTCAAGGAAGGAGAGCTCGTGATCATTGGAACCAAAAAGAAATAA